In Acidobacteriaceae bacterium, the following are encoded in one genomic region:
- a CDS encoding AsmA family protein codes for MADAHTSSPTRPSKLRRRLLWGGGAVALVAILALTPPLLNVSRLQRRISTSISASLGRSVRMESVQLHLLPTPGFTLNYLVVNEDPAFGNEPTIRADEVDAQLRVSSLWRRQVEFSRVRFVNPSVNLVRNADGRWNLEDILMHAANVDAAPTSQKTPGEHPRFPYIEATGARVNFKLGEEKLPFSLNEADFALWLPSPQQWQVRLVAKPLRTDENVGGTGIMRLEGALERASTLGEVPVNLKASWHDAPLGEASRLLTGEDANWRGTLHLDVNVTGHLNNATLKTQLTLDELRRADFVPAQMLDVTMNCATGINIPELLLTHSACTMPDGDTHPLVLTSEATDLRQLENAPLNIDDDQMQMGTLFNWLRLFSQRIPVASPAGTVSLHFDRPAKTRLWDGTATVTLPHASGDAAGEPAALLFHATRNTSSADDPACVNSLVLAPTSVRLDTDSSVLLSGQITACGYRLRANGTASRTVFDSATASLPILEDTLAPLVPEAGSPSAVDITCARPWGAAQSCALNKPAATAHKPATHKR; via the coding sequence ATGGCTGACGCACACACCTCCTCTCCAACACGTCCCAGCAAGCTCCGCCGCCGCCTCCTCTGGGGTGGCGGCGCGGTTGCGCTTGTCGCCATTCTGGCGCTGACACCGCCACTGCTCAACGTCAGCCGCCTGCAGCGACGCATCTCCACCAGCATCTCCGCCAGCCTTGGCCGCAGCGTCCGCATGGAAAGCGTGCAGCTTCATCTGCTGCCCACGCCCGGCTTCACGCTGAACTACCTCGTCGTAAACGAAGACCCCGCCTTCGGCAACGAACCCACCATCCGCGCCGACGAAGTCGATGCGCAGCTTCGCGTCTCCTCTCTCTGGCGCAGGCAGGTCGAGTTCTCCCGCGTCCGCTTCGTCAACCCCAGCGTGAACCTTGTACGCAACGCCGACGGCCGCTGGAACCTCGAAGACATCCTGATGCACGCCGCCAATGTGGACGCTGCGCCCACCAGCCAGAAAACCCCCGGCGAACACCCGCGCTTCCCCTACATCGAAGCCACCGGCGCACGCGTCAACTTCAAGCTCGGCGAAGAAAAGCTTCCCTTCTCACTCAACGAAGCCGACTTTGCTCTCTGGCTGCCCTCGCCGCAACAGTGGCAGGTGCGGCTCGTCGCCAAGCCGCTGCGCACGGACGAAAACGTCGGCGGCACCGGCATCATGCGCCTCGAAGGCGCCCTCGAACGCGCCAGCACGCTCGGCGAAGTTCCCGTGAACCTGAAGGCAAGCTGGCATGACGCTCCGCTCGGCGAAGCCAGCCGCCTGCTCACCGGCGAAGACGCCAACTGGCGCGGCACCCTGCACCTCGACGTCAACGTCACCGGCCACCTGAACAACGCCACGCTCAAGACGCAGCTCACGCTCGACGAACTGCGCCGCGCCGACTTCGTTCCCGCGCAGATGCTCGACGTCACCATGAACTGCGCCACCGGCATCAACATCCCCGAGCTGTTGCTCACGCACTCCGCCTGCACCATGCCCGACGGAGACACGCATCCGCTCGTACTCACCAGCGAGGCCACCGATCTGCGCCAGCTTGAAAACGCTCCGCTGAACATCGATGACGATCAGATGCAGATGGGAACGCTCTTCAACTGGCTGCGGCTCTTCTCGCAGCGAATCCCGGTCGCCTCTCCTGCAGGCACAGTCTCCCTGCACTTCGATCGCCCGGCAAAGACGCGTCTGTGGGACGGCACAGCCACGGTAACGCTGCCCCACGCCTCCGGCGATGCAGCCGGCGAGCCCGCGGCACTGCTCTTCCACGCCACGCGCAACACATCCTCTGCCGACGACCCGGCCTGCGTGAACTCGCTCGTTCTCGCACCCACCTCGGTTCGTCTGGATACCGACAGCAGCGTGCTGCTCTCCGGCCAGATCACAGCCTGCGGCTATCGTCTGCGGGCCAATGGCACAGCCAGCCGCACCGTCTTCGACTCAGCCACAGCTTCGCTGCCTATCCTCGAAGACACGCTCGCGCCACTGGTACCCGAAGCAGGCAGCCCCAGCGCCGTCGACATTACCTGCGCGCGCCCCTGGGGAGCAGCTCAAAGCTGCGCACTCAACAAGCCAGCTGCTACCGCACACAAGCCTGCCACGCACAAACGCTAA
- the lepB gene encoding signal peptidase I: protein MTEANAAAGHKKSDEPTETPLEALASICTVLVVGLFVMGFIFQNFEIPSASMEKTMLIGDHVVVDRVTLAPRTRWMPLVHYRSVQRGDIIVFLKPHPEIPDLILVKRAVAIPGDHIHLRHGILYVNGVAQNEPYAGKPRDDGNFGDAYNPYRDDFPAIAPTIDDQLTEVWRQELPQAIQGDDLVVPPGKVFAMGDNRTESLDSRYWGFVPQENIMGRPMFVYWSFKTPADQEDKTGMGDRVSFMFHVLLHIFDGTRWSRTFHIVR, encoded by the coding sequence GTGACCGAAGCTAACGCCGCTGCAGGCCATAAGAAGTCCGACGAACCGACCGAGACGCCGCTCGAAGCGCTTGCTTCCATCTGCACCGTGCTCGTCGTGGGCCTCTTCGTGATGGGCTTCATCTTCCAGAACTTCGAGATTCCTTCGGCCTCGATGGAAAAGACGATGTTGATCGGCGACCACGTCGTCGTGGACCGCGTCACGCTCGCTCCCCGCACCAGGTGGATGCCGCTCGTGCACTACCGCTCCGTGCAGCGTGGAGACATCATCGTCTTCCTGAAGCCGCACCCGGAAATCCCCGACCTCATTCTCGTCAAGCGCGCCGTCGCCATCCCCGGCGATCATATCCATCTGCGTCACGGCATCCTGTACGTCAACGGAGTTGCGCAGAACGAGCCCTACGCGGGCAAGCCACGCGACGACGGCAACTTCGGCGACGCTTATAACCCCTACCGGGACGATTTCCCCGCAATCGCGCCGACCATCGACGATCAGCTCACCGAAGTTTGGCGTCAAGAGTTGCCGCAGGCCATCCAGGGCGACGATCTCGTCGTGCCTCCGGGCAAGGTCTTCGCCATGGGCGACAACCGTACGGAAAGCCTCGACAGCCGTTACTGGGGCTTCGTGCCGCAGGAGAACATCATGGGACGCCCCATGTTTGTCTACTGGTCGTTCAAGACCCCGGCCGATCAGGAAGACAAGACCGGCATGGGTGATCGCGTGAGCTTCATGTTCCACGTCCTCCTTCACATCTTCGACGGCACACGCTGGAGCCGTACGTTCCACATCGTGCGCTAG
- a CDS encoding restriction endonuclease, producing MANNWQDYQKEVAAFFQSLGLEAETDANLQGVRTSHAIDVVVRSRHAGFTITWIVECKHWSRPISKLHVLGLREIVADLGVDRGILVSESGFQSGAIEAAKLTNVHVNSLATLRDQSELELSAMRLRELFDRVEICRKRYWDISKGVRIDCGLRPESMGYGYSGDRIINLATELLTKSFRGVYPLNVDSLVSIAEFVEPRVFSGASQVISYVESVISELELKLDTCRWTP from the coding sequence ATGGCTAATAATTGGCAGGATTATCAAAAAGAAGTAGCCGCTTTCTTCCAGAGCCTCGGTCTCGAAGCTGAGACGGATGCCAATCTCCAAGGAGTGCGGACCTCTCATGCGATCGATGTGGTTGTCCGCTCCCGGCATGCTGGCTTCACCATTACCTGGATCGTGGAATGCAAGCATTGGAGCCGACCAATCTCCAAACTCCATGTTTTGGGTCTGCGTGAAATTGTCGCGGATCTTGGCGTCGATCGAGGAATTCTCGTATCCGAAAGCGGCTTCCAGTCTGGCGCGATTGAAGCGGCCAAGCTAACCAACGTCCATGTAAATTCGCTCGCAACACTTCGAGATCAGTCTGAATTGGAACTGTCAGCTATGCGCTTACGCGAACTGTTCGATCGGGTAGAAATATGCCGCAAACGCTATTGGGATATCTCGAAAGGAGTGCGAATCGATTGTGGCCTAAGACCGGAAAGCATGGGCTATGGGTATTCAGGAGATCGCATTATCAATCTCGCGACGGAGCTTCTGACCAAGTCATTTCGTGGCGTATATCCCCTCAACGTAGACAGTCTGGTCAGCATAGCCGAGTTCGTAGAGCCAAGAGTATTCTCTGGAGCATCACAAGTGATTAGCTATGTTGAATCTGTGATCAGTGAACTAGAGTTGAAACTGGACACATGCCGATGGACTCCATAG
- the lepB gene encoding signal peptidase I: MNAAHHQRPGVALIVRSLLELLVIAIFAVTFVLQPTRIPSRSMQPTLRVGDFVLGDKQSFASEGPWRWLLPSTTVQRGDLAIFRFPRNPHVDLVKRIIGVPGDRIRLHNGQVLVNGSPLTEPYAFYEPSRFDAFRDDFPTLRQLDPNVAPAWWQQMRANLRDNEITVPPQSYFVLGDNRNESEDSRYWGFVPRENLVARPILVYLSTPTSPGTSFVQRVRGLRHGFHRIR; the protein is encoded by the coding sequence TTGAACGCCGCGCACCATCAGCGACCGGGAGTCGCGCTGATCGTGCGCTCGCTGCTGGAGCTGCTGGTGATCGCCATCTTCGCCGTCACCTTTGTCCTGCAACCCACCCGCATCCCTTCGCGCTCCATGCAGCCCACGCTCCGCGTCGGCGACTTCGTGCTCGGCGACAAGCAGTCGTTTGCCAGCGAAGGTCCCTGGCGTTGGCTGCTGCCGTCAACCACCGTGCAGCGCGGCGACCTCGCCATCTTCCGCTTCCCGCGCAACCCGCACGTCGACCTCGTCAAGCGCATCATCGGCGTCCCCGGCGACCGCATCCGCCTGCACAACGGACAGGTGCTGGTGAACGGCTCCCCGCTCACCGAGCCCTACGCCTTCTACGAGCCCTCGCGCTTTGACGCCTTCCGCGACGACTTTCCCACCCTTCGCCAGCTCGACCCCAACGTCGCCCCGGCGTGGTGGCAGCAGATGCGCGCCAACCTTCGCGACAACGAAATTACCGTGCCGCCGCAGAGCTACTTCGTCCTTGGCGACAACCGCAACGAGAGCGAAGACAGCCGCTATTGGGGCTTCGTGCCGCGCGAAAACCTTGTCGCCAGGCCGATTCTCGTCTACCTCAGCACCCCGACCTCTCCCGGCACCAGCTTCGTTCAGCGCGTGCGCGGTCTCCGCCACGGCTTCCACCGCATCCGCTGA
- a CDS encoding zf-HC2 domain-containing protein, with product MIGNRCAAIRGDFSAYLDGRVSGRRMASIARHLDGCAACTQEFKTMRSLQRVLGELGQAPAPDDLQIRLRGALRAERERQTFLPRTERWIQAWRSTFAPLALRAAGGVALASVIVAGLGWIFAAPLAVEANDDKLAHLTAPRYMYSQVPPEPIVTGSEAPVLVMAQVDENGRVFDYQIISGPSDQRVRLQVEQNLLGSVFKPATIFGEPVHGHVMLTYTGVSVRG from the coding sequence ATGATCGGCAATCGTTGTGCTGCAATCCGCGGAGACTTTTCTGCCTACCTCGATGGCCGCGTGAGCGGTCGCCGCATGGCTTCCATCGCTCGCCATCTGGACGGTTGCGCCGCCTGCACGCAGGAGTTCAAGACCATGCGCTCGCTACAGCGCGTGCTGGGCGAACTCGGGCAGGCACCGGCGCCGGACGACCTCCAGATTCGCCTGCGTGGCGCACTTCGCGCAGAGCGCGAGCGCCAGACGTTTTTACCCCGCACCGAACGCTGGATCCAGGCATGGCGCAGCACCTTTGCGCCGCTGGCCCTGCGCGCTGCCGGTGGAGTCGCCCTTGCATCCGTGATCGTCGCCGGTCTGGGCTGGATCTTTGCCGCTCCGCTGGCCGTAGAAGCCAACGACGACAAGCTCGCCCACCTCACCGCGCCACGCTATATGTACTCGCAGGTTCCGCCTGAACCCATCGTCACCGGGAGCGAAGCGCCAGTGCTGGTGATGGCCCAGGTGGATGAGAACGGCCGCGTCTTCGACTACCAGATCATCTCCGGCCCGTCGGACCAGCGCGTGCGCCTGCAGGTGGAGCAAAACCTGCTGGGCAGCGTCTTCAAACCCGCCACCATCTTCGGCGAACCCGTACACGGACACGTCATGCTGACGTATACCGGCGTCTCGGTGCGCGGATAA
- a CDS encoding tetratricopeptide repeat protein, which produces MRLIRTVLSLPRLPRTALLLPAAVLAMCAFSGVLLAQEQTQQSSSSSSSPQSQAQDDSNPTARPRAAQVRAGGASITLEVSEPLFDLGVALNVCGYDYDLDKSMPVRAKVRDEINQALMTNAAARDSRDALCQYMNLHRLNDTGLNVGQYVSLALYLSPPPELQPNVELSELPPQAAQVAEVLPRLRAFASDINLHYIWLQHRAEYEALVERVHDPMTTTVLDTNIFLHLPVSSYDGRRFLVLLEPMLSPALTNARIYGNDYIIVTSPENVPADKVPVHLDQIRHIYLHYLVEPMIYSRGTAMERMQPILRAVADAPLDFVYKSDSVALLTECLIKAIEARMFKIAGPEPQRPHGVQHSRVDDDNYVQLRSAYDRQTAIERQRLVELDETQGWVLTGYFYQALDALNGSGTSLSEQMAPMIYGMDIQHEMNLAKNIVFAKTASTDPLRPSRIRRQMTGIDLAEMAMATGKLDDAAELASAELSKPGGDKGRATYVLARLDLMKGKADEAQQGFQHALKLSHDPRTLAWSHIYLGRMYDTMTPPAREKAVAEYEAALANRDSRSDTKEAAESGVAKPFALPQRGPGPTRATQAKPGDDDDKDFDPTGKAEKETYKPPPTTK; this is translated from the coding sequence GTGCGTCTAATCCGTACCGTGCTTTCTCTCCCCCGCCTCCCGCGTACCGCTCTTCTTCTGCCCGCCGCAGTTCTGGCGATGTGCGCCTTTTCCGGCGTGCTACTCGCGCAGGAACAGACGCAGCAGTCCTCGTCGTCGTCCTCCTCGCCCCAGAGCCAGGCCCAGGATGACAGCAACCCCACCGCACGCCCGCGCGCAGCGCAGGTCCGGGCCGGGGGCGCGTCCATCACGCTCGAAGTCAGCGAACCGCTCTTCGATCTGGGCGTCGCGCTGAACGTCTGCGGGTACGACTACGATCTGGACAAGAGCATGCCCGTCCGCGCCAAGGTGCGCGACGAGATCAACCAGGCGTTGATGACGAACGCAGCCGCACGCGACAGCCGCGACGCGCTCTGCCAGTACATGAATCTCCATCGCCTCAACGACACCGGCCTGAACGTCGGGCAGTACGTGTCGCTGGCGCTCTACCTCTCTCCTCCGCCGGAGCTCCAGCCCAACGTCGAGCTCTCAGAGCTGCCGCCGCAGGCCGCACAGGTCGCCGAAGTTCTTCCGCGCCTCCGCGCCTTCGCTTCGGACATCAACCTGCACTACATCTGGCTGCAGCACCGCGCCGAGTACGAAGCGCTCGTCGAGCGCGTGCATGATCCGATGACCACAACGGTCCTCGACACGAACATCTTTCTGCATCTGCCGGTCTCGAGCTACGACGGCCGCCGCTTCCTCGTGCTGCTGGAGCCCATGCTCTCGCCCGCGCTCACGAACGCCCGCATTTACGGCAACGATTACATCATCGTGACCTCGCCCGAGAACGTACCTGCCGACAAGGTTCCGGTACATCTCGACCAGATTCGCCACATCTATCTGCACTACCTCGTCGAGCCGATGATCTACAGCCGCGGCACAGCGATGGAGCGCATGCAGCCCATTCTGCGTGCCGTGGCCGATGCTCCGCTGGATTTCGTCTACAAGAGCGACTCCGTGGCCCTGCTCACCGAGTGCCTCATCAAGGCCATCGAAGCTCGCATGTTCAAGATCGCCGGCCCCGAGCCACAACGTCCGCACGGCGTGCAGCACTCCCGCGTCGACGACGACAACTACGTGCAGCTCCGCAGCGCGTACGACCGCCAGACCGCGATCGAACGCCAGCGGCTCGTAGAACTCGATGAAACCCAGGGATGGGTGCTAACGGGCTACTTCTATCAGGCCCTCGACGCGCTCAACGGCAGCGGCACCAGCCTCAGCGAACAGATGGCGCCAATGATCTACGGCATGGACATCCAGCACGAGATGAACCTCGCGAAGAACATCGTCTTCGCGAAGACTGCCTCGACCGACCCGCTTCGCCCCTCGCGCATTCGCCGCCAGATGACCGGCATCGACCTTGCCGAGATGGCTATGGCTACGGGCAAGCTGGACGATGCTGCTGAACTCGCCAGCGCCGAGCTGAGCAAGCCCGGCGGCGACAAAGGCCGTGCCACCTACGTGCTCGCACGGCTCGACCTGATGAAGGGCAAAGCCGACGAAGCCCAGCAGGGCTTCCAGCATGCGCTCAAGCTCAGCCACGATCCGCGCACCCTTGCCTGGTCGCACATCTACCTCGGTCGCATGTACGACACCATGACGCCGCCCGCCCGCGAGAAAGCCGTCGCCGAGTATGAAGCAGCTCTGGCAAACCGCGACAGCCGTTCGGACACCAAGGAAGCCGCCGAGTCCGGCGTCGCCAAACCTTTTGCCCTGCCCCAGCGAGGCCCCGGCCCGACCAGGGCAACACAGGCAAAGCCCGGCGACGACGACGACAAAGACTTCGACCCGACCGGCAAGGCCGAAAAGGAAACCTACAAGCCACCCCCCACAACGAAGTAA
- a CDS encoding sigma-70 family RNA polymerase sigma factor produces MGDLAGAIGVRAEELSFVQELKAGSEQAFALLIAQYSHSVHSLIARSLRDPADAADVTQDVFVKVFRNISSFQGDSSLRTWIYRIALREASNQRRWWSRHKRQETTIDEQQENEEGETFALSDLLATADASPFDNAAQMQLRLRVEAGLAAIQPCFREVVILREIEGASYDEIAEILNITAGTVKSRLARGRSALREQLEASASTTASKLKSETRFVKEAA; encoded by the coding sequence ATGGGCGATCTGGCTGGCGCAATTGGAGTTCGAGCAGAAGAGTTGAGCTTTGTGCAGGAGCTGAAAGCCGGCTCCGAGCAGGCCTTTGCCTTGCTCATCGCGCAGTATAGCCACTCCGTCCACTCACTCATCGCGCGCTCCCTGCGCGACCCCGCAGACGCAGCCGATGTCACCCAGGACGTCTTCGTCAAGGTCTTCCGCAACATCTCCAGCTTTCAAGGTGACTCTTCCCTGCGCACCTGGATCTATCGCATCGCCCTGCGCGAAGCCTCCAACCAGCGACGCTGGTGGAGCCGCCACAAGCGTCAGGAGACCACGATCGACGAGCAGCAGGAGAACGAAGAAGGAGAAACCTTCGCGCTCAGCGACCTGCTCGCCACCGCCGACGCCTCCCCCTTTGACAACGCCGCGCAGATGCAGCTTCGCCTGCGCGTCGAAGCCGGTCTCGCAGCCATTCAGCCCTGCTTCCGCGAGGTCGTCATCCTGCGCGAGATCGAAGGCGCAAGCTATGACGAGATCGCCGAAATTCTGAACATCACCGCTGGCACGGTCAAGAGCCGTCTTGCTCGCGGGCGCTCCGCTCTGCGCGAGCAGCTTGAAGCCAGCGCATCCACGACCGCATCCAAGCTAAAGAGTGAGACACGTTTCGTGAAGGAGGCAGCATGA
- the rnc gene encoding ribonuclease III has protein sequence MAVKNVAKRAPTKRSKTGSEALRALETRLGYTFADLGLLTLALTHRSHVYEARGDFEHVERNEPGTDNEQLEFLGDAVIGMVVSQLLLERFPTRDEGELTRIRSALVSRKRMAELGAVLDLAPALQLGRSAEASGVRDRPALLANASEAVIAAMYLDAGRCGMDPLAAVRKLAEKLLLEPETAGIEKALEAGGRGALRDAKTVLQERVQAENAGRLRYVDIAQEGPAHARTFTIEVRIETDGTATRPLAQAEGTSKREAQQRAAQLALDAWQPTASGTAD, from the coding sequence GTGGCAGTCAAAAACGTGGCGAAGCGCGCACCAACAAAACGCAGCAAGACGGGCTCCGAAGCACTGCGGGCTCTGGAAACCCGGCTGGGCTATACCTTCGCCGATCTCGGCCTGCTGACCCTCGCCCTCACGCACCGCTCGCATGTCTATGAGGCGCGCGGCGACTTCGAGCACGTGGAGCGCAACGAGCCCGGCACCGACAACGAGCAGCTCGAGTTTCTCGGTGACGCCGTCATCGGCATGGTCGTCAGCCAACTGCTGCTGGAACGCTTCCCTACGCGCGATGAAGGCGAGCTCACCCGCATTCGTTCTGCGCTCGTCAGCCGCAAACGCATGGCCGAACTCGGCGCCGTGCTTGACCTTGCTCCCGCTCTCCAGCTTGGGCGCAGTGCAGAGGCCTCCGGCGTGCGCGACCGCCCGGCGCTGCTCGCCAATGCGAGCGAAGCCGTCATCGCCGCCATGTATCTCGATGCTGGCCGTTGCGGCATGGACCCTCTGGCCGCCGTGCGCAAGCTCGCTGAAAAGTTGTTGCTCGAGCCCGAAACAGCAGGCATCGAAAAAGCTCTCGAAGCCGGGGGCCGAGGCGCTTTGCGCGACGCCAAGACAGTGCTGCAGGAGCGTGTTCAGGCCGAGAACGCCGGCCGTCTGCGCTACGTCGACATCGCGCAGGAAGGCCCCGCGCACGCCCGTACCTTCACCATCGAAGTACGAATCGAAACCGACGGCACAGCCACTCGCCCGCTCGCACAGGCCGAAGGCACCAGCAAGCGCGAAGCCCAGCAACGCGCCGCTCAACTGGCGCTCGACGCCTGGCAACCCACGGCCTCCGGGACGGCGGATTGA
- a CDS encoding tyrosine-type recombinase/integrase yields MNKSQAREKLASEIIRLSGQITDDGTVKNGTVTFGWFVRNRFVPLKEADWRGETAKIKKYLIQAHLVDTFDAIRLENFDKFTLQNHLNQLAKTQSKDTVLQIRSYIRSIFAEAVDQDFLSKDPARMVKVPAHLRPVDKTTLTWDQLRAALAKLEDNLRDWILVKLDMSNALRPSEVFPLRWRCFLEEQRIIDIQETLYKGEIRPYGKTKGSMTQLPIAEELALELIEWREELRSKGKDVSPDAFIFGGRSGKPMDPSNFRKRVLHKLAKDLGLPKLTFQVIRRTIATLGKTKGHVKDIQGMMRHTKASTTTDIYMQSMEPEVRSAINSIYTELTAGRNQVKSPEPTPTSVTMEKRQSVIGQQTNSTEKRSDASKDDELPTTKPVRGVILEFATKMRQSRGREELLNA; encoded by the coding sequence ATGAACAAATCTCAGGCCCGAGAAAAGCTGGCTTCCGAGATCATTCGGCTTTCAGGACAAATCACCGACGACGGTACCGTAAAGAACGGCACGGTGACCTTCGGATGGTTTGTTCGCAATCGCTTCGTGCCATTGAAAGAGGCCGATTGGAGAGGCGAGACAGCCAAGATCAAGAAGTACCTGATTCAGGCGCATCTCGTAGATACTTTCGACGCCATCCGCTTGGAGAACTTCGACAAGTTCACTCTTCAGAACCACCTCAATCAGCTGGCCAAAACCCAGTCGAAAGACACGGTGCTGCAGATCCGTTCGTACATCCGTTCCATCTTCGCAGAGGCAGTTGATCAGGACTTCCTCTCCAAAGATCCGGCACGAATGGTGAAGGTACCGGCCCATCTTCGGCCGGTCGACAAGACCACACTGACCTGGGACCAGCTCCGTGCGGCCTTAGCCAAACTAGAAGACAATCTTCGCGATTGGATTCTCGTGAAGCTCGACATGTCGAACGCACTACGTCCTAGCGAAGTGTTTCCCCTCCGTTGGAGGTGCTTTCTTGAAGAGCAGCGCATCATCGATATTCAAGAGACGCTTTACAAGGGAGAGATTCGTCCGTACGGCAAAACGAAGGGGAGCATGACGCAGCTTCCGATCGCCGAAGAATTGGCATTGGAGCTGATCGAGTGGCGAGAAGAATTACGCAGCAAAGGTAAGGATGTTTCACCGGACGCATTCATCTTCGGTGGTCGCTCGGGGAAGCCGATGGATCCGAGCAACTTTCGCAAGAGGGTGCTCCACAAGCTGGCGAAGGATCTTGGGTTGCCGAAGCTGACCTTCCAAGTCATCCGACGAACGATCGCCACGCTCGGCAAGACGAAGGGACATGTCAAGGACATCCAAGGCATGATGCGGCACACGAAGGCTTCGACAACGACTGACATCTACATGCAGTCGATGGAGCCAGAGGTTCGATCCGCGATCAACTCGATCTATACAGAGTTGACTGCTGGACGGAACCAGGTGAAGTCTCCTGAGCCAACGCCAACCAGCGTAACGATGGAGAAGCGGCAATCCGTAATCGGTCAACAGACAAACTCAACCGAGAAGCGCAGCGATGCTTCTAAGGACGATGAGCTGCCGACAACAAAGCCGGTTCGCGGAGTGATTTTGGAATTTGCGACAAAGATGCGACAAAGTCGCGGAAGGGAGGAGCTTCTAAATGCTTGA
- a CDS encoding LysR family transcriptional regulator, whose protein sequence is MYEWAEFRHFRYLLAVLELQGFRAAAEQLHTAQPNLSSHAKQFQEYGSVRLYEKGKDGRIKATETGVAFQFIAKSLLEARDETFAALAAVERGEISSVRFGCSPLADQTLFNQFCQMHRDMLPGCRVRPERDDTAQLIERVIDGVLDAAIVTLPVLNDTLRVEELCRDRLVACLRADDPLCEKGALQPADLREHLAVLYHPQRHPNAHQKLLELLADAGVQVEEYSKASHPTEMQTLVRDGYGIALMREGAPLEPELTTRPIAGVRWTVDTAVIYRKQHQQKTIPVLVRKFKRHLRRDRRPAENILQDLAQKQPFATPIQLGLLE, encoded by the coding sequence ATGTACGAGTGGGCCGAATTTAGGCATTTCAGATACCTCTTGGCTGTCCTTGAACTTCAAGGATTTCGTGCTGCTGCAGAGCAGCTTCATACAGCTCAGCCGAACCTGAGTTCGCATGCAAAGCAGTTTCAGGAGTACGGCTCAGTCCGTCTCTACGAGAAGGGCAAAGACGGTCGTATCAAGGCTACGGAGACCGGCGTTGCATTTCAGTTCATCGCAAAGTCTTTGCTCGAAGCGAGGGATGAAACCTTTGCGGCCTTAGCCGCCGTCGAACGCGGAGAGATTAGTTCCGTACGCTTTGGTTGCTCTCCGCTTGCGGACCAAACTCTCTTCAATCAGTTCTGCCAGATGCATCGAGATATGCTTCCAGGCTGTCGTGTTCGACCGGAGCGAGACGACACCGCTCAGCTCATTGAGCGGGTCATCGATGGCGTTCTGGATGCCGCCATCGTTACTTTGCCGGTTCTAAACGACACGCTTCGCGTCGAAGAACTTTGTCGCGATCGGCTGGTGGCATGCCTTCGCGCGGATGATCCGCTCTGTGAAAAGGGAGCACTTCAGCCCGCTGATCTCCGCGAGCATCTCGCCGTGCTTTACCATCCGCAACGCCACCCCAATGCTCACCAAAAGCTCTTGGAACTCTTGGCCGATGCTGGTGTTCAAGTCGAAGAATACTCGAAGGCATCACATCCGACTGAGATGCAGACGCTCGTCAGAGATGGTTATGGAATCGCTCTCATGCGCGAAGGAGCTCCATTGGAGCCTGAGCTTACAACCCGACCCATTGCGGGTGTGCGATGGACAGTCGACACTGCTGTCATCTATCGAAAACAGCACCAGCAGAAGACCATTCCGGTGCTTGTTCGGAAGTTCAAGCGGCATCTTCGCCGTGACCGAAGACCTGCGGAGAACATCCTCCAAGATCTCGCTCAAAAGCAGCCATTTGCGACGCCGATTCAGCTCGGTCTTTTGGAGTGA